The Rhodopseudomonas palustris genome window below encodes:
- a CDS encoding FMN-binding glutamate synthase family protein: METLLLPLSPRYIVLTVCAVLTALLAALAAFDAHTPLFGVVLVPLLVFGALTLLGIHDLLQTSHAVLRNYPISAHLRFLLEEMRPEMRQYFFESEKDGKPFSRDTRALIYQRAKMELDKRPFGTQKDVYGDGYEWMHHSVAPRPHAEEPFRITIGGPDCAKPYSASVFNISAMSYGALSPNAIRALNAGAKKGGFAHDTGEGGVSPYHREHGGDLIWEIGSGYFGCRTRDGKFDPEAFARVAADDQIKMVELKVSQGAKPGHGGVLPMAKISEEIAQIRGVGMDEDCVSPPYHKAFSTPIEMMRFIAEMRRLAGGKPAGFKLCVGHPWEFLAICKAMLATGIYPDFIVVDGKEGGTGAAPLEFMDHLGMPMRDGISFVHNALIGIGARDRIKLGASGKIATGFDVARAMALGADWCNSARGFMFALGCIQSLSCHTDRCPTGVTTQEPSRYRALVVPHKLERVYNYHRATLQALAELVAAAGLDHPRDIRPYHFSQRTSPSDVISLAQLYPALRPGELLEGTDDLRFKQAWAMARAESFAPVV; the protein is encoded by the coding sequence ATGGAAACGCTGCTGCTTCCGCTCTCGCCGCGCTACATCGTTCTCACTGTCTGCGCCGTCCTCACCGCTCTCCTCGCCGCGCTCGCAGCGTTCGACGCCCACACGCCGCTATTCGGCGTGGTGCTGGTGCCGCTGCTGGTGTTCGGGGCGCTGACGCTGCTCGGCATCCACGATCTGCTGCAGACCAGTCACGCGGTGCTGCGCAACTATCCGATCTCGGCCCATCTGCGCTTCCTGCTCGAAGAAATGCGCCCCGAGATGCGGCAGTACTTCTTTGAGAGCGAGAAGGACGGCAAGCCGTTCAGCCGCGACACCCGCGCGCTGATCTATCAGCGCGCCAAGATGGAACTCGATAAGCGTCCGTTCGGAACTCAGAAAGATGTCTATGGCGACGGCTATGAGTGGATGCACCACTCGGTGGCGCCGCGGCCGCACGCCGAAGAGCCGTTCCGGATCACGATCGGCGGACCGGATTGCGCCAAGCCGTATTCCGCCTCGGTGTTCAACATCTCGGCGATGAGCTACGGCGCGTTGAGCCCGAACGCGATCCGCGCCCTCAATGCCGGCGCCAAGAAGGGCGGCTTTGCGCACGACACCGGCGAAGGCGGCGTCAGCCCGTATCATCGCGAGCACGGCGGCGACCTGATCTGGGAGATCGGCTCCGGTTACTTCGGCTGCCGCACCCGCGACGGAAAGTTCGATCCCGAGGCGTTCGCCCGCGTCGCGGCCGACGACCAGATCAAGATGGTCGAGCTGAAGGTCAGCCAGGGCGCCAAGCCGGGCCATGGCGGCGTGCTGCCGATGGCCAAGATCTCCGAGGAGATCGCGCAGATCCGCGGCGTCGGCATGGACGAAGACTGCGTCTCGCCGCCCTATCACAAGGCTTTCTCGACGCCGATCGAGATGATGCGGTTCATCGCCGAGATGCGCCGCCTCGCCGGCGGCAAGCCGGCCGGCTTCAAGCTCTGCGTCGGCCATCCCTGGGAATTTCTGGCGATCTGCAAGGCGATGCTCGCCACCGGGATCTATCCGGACTTCATCGTGGTCGACGGCAAGGAGGGCGGCACCGGCGCCGCGCCGCTGGAATTCATGGACCACCTCGGCATGCCGATGCGCGACGGCATCAGCTTCGTGCACAACGCGCTGATCGGAATCGGCGCCCGCGACCGCATCAAGCTCGGCGCCTCGGGCAAGATCGCCACCGGCTTCGACGTCGCGCGCGCGATGGCGCTCGGCGCGGACTGGTGCAACTCGGCGCGCGGCTTCATGTTCGCGCTCGGCTGCATCCAATCGCTGAGCTGTCACACCGACCGCTGCCCGACCGGCGTAACCACGCAGGAGCCGTCGCGCTACCGGGCGCTGGTGGTGCCGCACAAGCTGGAGCGGGTTTACAACTATCACCGCGCGACGTTGCAGGCGCTCGCCGAACTGGTGGCCGCCGCCGGCCTCGACCATCCGCGCGATATCCGCCCCTATCATTTCTCGCAGCGGACCTCGCCGTCGGACGTCATCTCGCTGGCACAGCTCTATCCGGCGCTGCGTCCGGGCGAGCTGCTGGAGGGCACCGACGATCTCCGCTTCAAGCAGGCCTGGGCAATGGCCCGAGCGGAGAGCTTTGCGCCAGTGGTTTAG
- a CDS encoding NADP-dependent oxidoreductase produces MTATVNRQILLIEKPKEKLGPEHFRLAESPVPEPKDGEALVKVRYISLDAANRAWMQGATYRAAVETDSVMPGGSVAEVVSSKAPGLAPGDLVFADTGWQDYAALPAKHLAKLPKVEPMTHLLSVYGIAGLTAYFGLLDIGKPRAGETVVVSAAAGSVGSIVGQIAKIKGCRVVGIAGGKQKCDWLVSELGFDAAVDYKDGALFKALRAAAPNGIDVYFDNVGGDILEACLPQMNLKGRIACCGAVSQYDRTPSATGPRGIPGLIVVKRLIMQGFIVMDYMDQRDEAVAKLQEWVSSGKLKVQEDVIDGLENTPAALIGLLAGENRGKRMVKV; encoded by the coding sequence ATGACCGCGACCGTCAACCGCCAGATCCTGCTGATCGAGAAGCCGAAGGAGAAACTCGGCCCGGAGCATTTCCGTTTGGCGGAATCGCCGGTTCCCGAGCCGAAAGACGGCGAGGCGCTGGTCAAGGTTCGCTACATCTCGCTCGATGCCGCCAACCGCGCCTGGATGCAGGGTGCGACCTATCGGGCCGCGGTCGAAACCGACAGCGTGATGCCGGGCGGCAGCGTCGCCGAAGTGGTGAGCTCGAAAGCGCCGGGCCTGGCGCCGGGCGATCTCGTGTTTGCCGATACCGGCTGGCAGGACTATGCGGCGCTGCCCGCCAAGCATCTTGCCAAGCTGCCCAAGGTCGAGCCGATGACGCATCTGCTCAGCGTCTACGGCATCGCCGGCCTGACCGCTTACTTCGGGCTGCTCGACATCGGCAAGCCGCGCGCCGGTGAGACCGTGGTGGTGTCGGCCGCGGCCGGTTCGGTCGGCTCGATCGTCGGCCAAATTGCGAAGATCAAAGGCTGCCGCGTCGTCGGTATCGCCGGCGGCAAACAGAAGTGCGACTGGCTGGTGAGCGAGCTCGGCTTCGATGCGGCGGTCGACTACAAGGACGGCGCGCTGTTCAAGGCACTGCGCGCCGCGGCGCCGAACGGCATCGACGTGTATTTCGACAATGTCGGCGGCGACATTCTCGAGGCCTGCCTGCCGCAGATGAACCTGAAGGGCCGGATCGCCTGCTGCGGCGCGGTCTCGCAATACGACCGCACCCCCTCGGCCACCGGCCCGCGCGGCATCCCCGGCCTGATCGTGGTGAAGCGGCTGATCATGCAGGGCTTCATCGTGATGGACTACATGGATCAGCGCGACGAAGCGGTCGCCAAGCTGCAGGAGTGGGTCTCGAGCGGCAAGCTCAAGGTCCAGGAGGACGTCATCGACGGCCTGGAGAACACCCCCGCCGCGCTGATCGGCCTGCTGGCCGGCGAAAACCGCGGCAAGCGGATGGTCAAGGTGTGA